From Pieris rapae chromosome 3, ilPieRapa1.1, whole genome shotgun sequence, a single genomic window includes:
- the LOC110993273 gene encoding uncharacterized protein LOC110993273 → MSLKAYEDACMRAELFNQPKPDKEEFLEKHKYLDANEFEEVDIKSTEETAILNDGLQESPLGELGTILNSTHSKLNRLKGVCGTVTNYFRVKLASKDLSYSSEPSYIGQTNYDKDFVPSANSEYASVNTDLGPRDNEMTPRAGKRQKGGDINSAIEDLKQMEKAENSFSLGGMLR, encoded by the exons ATGTCATTAAAAGCTTATGAAGATGCGTGTATGCGAGCAGAATTATTCAATCAACCTAAACCTGACAAGGAAGAGTTTTtagaaaaacacaaatatttggATGCGAATGAATTCGAGGAAGTTGACATTAAATCAACAGAG gaaACAGCCATATTAAACGATGGACTTCAAGAATCTCCTTTAGGCGAATTAGGGACCATTCTCAATTCCACTCATAGTAAATTGAATCGTCTCAAG ggTGTCTGTGGTACTGTGACAAATTATTTTCGAGTGAAATTAGCATCTAAAGATTTATCATACTCCAGTGAACCAAGCTACATCGGTCAAACGAATTATGACAAAGATTTCGTTCCATCGGCAAATTCGGAATATGCATCTGTCAACACCGATTTAGGACCCAGAGACAATGAAATGACACCGAGGGCGGGAAAAAGACAAAAAGGCGGTGACATTAATTCTGCAATTGaggatttaaaacaaatggaaaAGGCGGAAAATAGTTTTTCATTGGGTGGGATGTTGCGataa